A section of the Paenibacillus odorifer genome encodes:
- a CDS encoding glycoside hydrolase family 30 protein, whose protein sequence is MSKTIRVIQTAKETTDRLTEKDPLIFLPDTSGVESELINIYDDLEYQEIEGFGGALTESSAVTIAKLSAAKQKEIIDAYFHPEHGIGYTLCRSHIQSCDFSLGNYAYVEEGDAELRSFDISRDHESVIPLIKNAAAAVGEDFRLFSSPWSPPAFMKTNGQMNGGGALKPEYRKAWANMFVKYIEAYTAEGIDIWAVSVQNEAKAVQRWDSCLYTAEEEKDFVRDYLGPALEQAGLGHVKVMIWDHNKERVYDRAKVAFEDQAASKYIWGICFHWYSGDHFEALSAVHDRFPDKKLFFSEGCQEGGVHLGSWNTGERYGHDIIGNLNNWMSSWTDWNIVLDEQGGPNHVGNYCDAPIIGDTKNDEITFESSFYYIGHFSKYIRPGAKRIGFSKYTDKLETTAFRNPDGTIAVIVMNRTEQELPFTLRFHDELAENMIPAHAIQTLLIK, encoded by the coding sequence ATGAGTAAAACTATTCGCGTCATTCAAACCGCTAAAGAAACCACGGATCGTTTAACAGAAAAGGACCCTCTGATTTTCCTTCCCGATACGTCAGGAGTCGAATCAGAGCTAATCAATATCTATGATGATCTGGAGTATCAAGAAATTGAAGGCTTTGGTGGAGCTCTTACGGAGTCCTCTGCCGTTACTATCGCTAAGCTTAGTGCAGCTAAACAAAAAGAAATCATCGACGCTTATTTTCATCCTGAGCACGGCATTGGATATACCCTTTGCCGCTCACATATCCAAAGCTGCGACTTCTCACTGGGCAACTATGCTTATGTAGAGGAAGGCGATGCGGAGCTACGTTCGTTCGATATTTCCAGAGATCACGAGTCGGTTATCCCCCTCATAAAAAATGCTGCCGCAGCAGTAGGTGAAGATTTCCGTCTGTTCTCTTCCCCATGGAGTCCTCCAGCGTTCATGAAGACTAACGGGCAAATGAACGGAGGCGGAGCTCTTAAGCCTGAATATCGTAAGGCTTGGGCTAACATGTTCGTTAAATATATTGAGGCGTACACTGCAGAAGGGATTGATATCTGGGCTGTCAGTGTTCAGAATGAAGCCAAAGCTGTACAAAGATGGGATTCCTGCCTGTATACCGCCGAAGAAGAAAAGGATTTTGTGCGTGACTACTTGGGACCTGCTCTGGAACAAGCGGGCTTGGGCCATGTAAAGGTTATGATCTGGGATCATAATAAAGAACGGGTGTATGACCGTGCTAAGGTTGCTTTTGAAGATCAAGCAGCGTCCAAATACATATGGGGAATCTGCTTTCACTGGTATTCCGGTGATCACTTCGAAGCCCTCTCTGCTGTACATGATCGTTTCCCTGATAAAAAGCTGTTCTTCAGCGAAGGCTGCCAAGAAGGTGGCGTTCATCTCGGCTCATGGAACACCGGTGAACGTTACGGACATGATATCATCGGCAATCTGAACAACTGGATGTCGAGCTGGACAGACTGGAACATTGTCTTGGATGAGCAAGGTGGACCTAATCATGTAGGAAATTACTGCGACGCTCCAATTATCGGAGATACCAAAAACGATGAAATTACTTTTGAGAGCTCATTCTATTACATCGGGCACTTCAGTAAATATATTCGTCCGGGTGCTAAACGCATTGGTTTCTCCAAATATACAGATAAGCTTGAAACAACAGCTTTCCGCAACCCTGATGGCACTATTGCTGTTATCGTTATGAACCGCACAGAGCAAGAGCTTCCATTCACCCTGCGCTTCCATGACGAACTGGCTGAGAACATGATTCCGGCTCATGCCATTCAAACGCTGCTAATTAAGTAG
- a CDS encoding AraC family transcriptional regulator, with amino-acid sequence METNSVQISLCGFIRHTQPFRQLYRSGLDTYIIRLQAEGECEVLIDGEMTAVVPGDLLLFKPYDIYDLRIGEKKSPLGHSVDYFVMCTGEWVDHWWNLRERPKKVRIADDGKLQSIWQQLDLENRRLDGGSPEILEALFKALCLLLDRAMEEAPASSSASLLHGLKMKSYVEEHATSEIRLKDVAAHAGISVTRAVHLFKIQFGYSIMQYAGQIRLAMALRLMDNTNYTLERIAEETGFGSYTYFHRVFRERYGVSPGIYRKRE; translated from the coding sequence ATGGAAACAAACAGCGTTCAAATTAGTCTGTGTGGATTTATCCGCCATACTCAGCCTTTTCGGCAACTATATCGCAGTGGGTTGGATACCTATATCATCAGGCTGCAAGCAGAAGGGGAATGTGAAGTCCTCATCGATGGAGAAATGACTGCCGTAGTGCCGGGGGATCTATTGTTATTTAAGCCCTACGATATATATGATCTGAGAATCGGTGAAAAGAAAAGTCCTTTGGGACATAGTGTGGACTATTTTGTAATGTGTACAGGGGAATGGGTGGACCACTGGTGGAACCTGCGTGAGCGACCCAAAAAGGTTAGAATTGCGGATGATGGTAAGCTGCAAAGTATATGGCAACAGCTTGATCTGGAGAATAGAAGACTAGACGGGGGTAGCCCTGAAATACTTGAAGCACTATTTAAAGCTTTATGTTTGTTGTTAGATCGGGCTATGGAAGAGGCACCTGCATCATCTTCGGCTTCGCTTCTACACGGACTTAAAATGAAGAGTTATGTGGAGGAGCATGCTACTTCAGAGATCAGACTAAAGGACGTAGCTGCTCATGCTGGAATTAGTGTGACAAGGGCCGTACATTTATTCAAGATCCAATTCGGTTATTCTATTATGCAATATGCGGGGCAAATCCGGCTTGCGATGGCACTGAGATTAATGGACAATACCAATTACACCTTAGAGCGTATAGCAGAGGAGACGGGGTTTGGAAGTTACACCTATTTTCACAGGGTGTTTCGGGAGCGTTATGGTGTCTCGCCAGGTATCTATCGAAAGAGAGAGTAG
- a CDS encoding glycoside hydrolase family 43 protein yields the protein MAKKGRQGYRLLLLSFLMLFTTVFSGGSQAYAATWNLTGDTNVHDPSYIKEGNTHWVFSTGSGLQVMFSNDGTNYIRSLPIYTSKPSWWSSYVPNQEGLDVWAPEIFYYNGTYYLYYSISTFGSRVSAIGLVTTKSISGGKWTDQGVVISSNDASNYNAIDPNITADANGNLWMTFGSWSNGIYITSINKTTMKPTGNSYRIATKSGGIEGSSMVYNPNTGYYYLFVSIGQCCSGVNSTYKIAVGRSTSVLGPFYAKDGTDMKNGGATVIDSGNSFWAGPGGQDIYGTNVIVRHAYSVAENGAPKLLISDLEWDSAGWPYYN from the coding sequence ATGGCGAAAAAAGGTAGGCAAGGTTATCGGTTGTTATTGTTGTCTTTTTTAATGCTTTTTACAACTGTTTTCTCAGGAGGATCGCAAGCTTATGCAGCAACCTGGAATCTGACTGGAGATACCAACGTACACGACCCTTCATATATCAAAGAGGGGAACACACATTGGGTATTCAGCACGGGATCAGGTCTCCAAGTGATGTTCTCAAACGATGGAACTAACTATATTCGCTCCCTCCCGATTTATACCTCGAAACCCTCCTGGTGGAGCTCTTACGTTCCCAATCAAGAAGGGCTAGATGTATGGGCCCCAGAAATTTTCTACTATAACGGTACCTATTACCTCTATTATTCTATCTCTACATTCGGCTCAAGAGTGTCTGCTATTGGTTTAGTAACTACTAAATCGATCTCCGGGGGAAAATGGACGGACCAAGGTGTCGTTATCTCGTCTAATGACGCCTCCAATTATAACGCCATTGATCCTAACATTACGGCAGATGCTAACGGAAACCTATGGATGACCTTCGGTTCCTGGAGCAACGGGATTTACATTACCTCCATCAACAAAACAACCATGAAGCCAACGGGCAACTCGTATCGCATTGCCACTAAATCCGGGGGGATTGAAGGCTCCAGTATGGTTTACAATCCAAATACCGGATATTATTATCTATTCGTATCCATTGGCCAATGCTGCTCAGGCGTAAACAGCACCTATAAAATTGCAGTGGGACGCTCAACCAGCGTACTGGGGCCTTTCTATGCGAAGGACGGTACCGATATGAAAAATGGCGGTGCTACGGTCATCGATAGCGGCAACAGTTTTTGGGCGGGTCCTGGTGGACAGGATATATACGGAACCAACGTTATCGTCCGCCATGCTTACAGTGTCGCTGAGAATGGCGCACCCAAATTGTTAATCAGTGATCTCGAATGGGATTCTGCTGGCTGGCCTTACTATAATTAA
- a CDS encoding glycosyltransferase family 4 protein — MRFTFPILTLSHGGAQRMLVELTNGLTDLGHQVNLLLPVDGAISYDVRANVIRSSHMNIHEHDFPPGDVIVSNYYTTVPIAQAASKQGKGVHVRLSLCYEPPFLPDNGRSFPSYHITEHLIVLSRWQQELIFLNHGITGSIVPIGISSSFKNMNIRHSLQEPLNITAILRKTERGFSWHREQDYLIEQLDYVKSQYPDVNINFISPPDEFNTSEILQRMKATGKYRFFTPANDEELCYHYNGADIFVSSSIFDTGSLPGLEAMRCGAALVCVYSGGNMEYAHHKKNCLLSYRYENRLGEDVIRLIRDPNLRTKLAEQGERYSRKWTWENSVRLFEQAITDLL, encoded by the coding sequence ATGAGATTCACATTCCCTATTCTGACCTTATCTCATGGCGGAGCACAACGTATGCTGGTAGAGCTCACCAATGGGCTGACAGATTTGGGCCATCAGGTCAACCTCCTCTTGCCTGTGGATGGCGCTATTTCTTATGATGTGCGCGCAAACGTAATCCGCTCCTCACATATGAATATTCACGAGCATGACTTTCCTCCCGGAGACGTCATTGTTTCTAATTATTATACAACTGTCCCCATCGCCCAAGCAGCAAGCAAACAAGGAAAAGGGGTTCATGTACGTTTATCTTTATGTTATGAGCCTCCTTTTTTACCGGATAACGGACGCTCCTTCCCCTCCTATCACATCACTGAGCATCTAATCGTTTTATCACGTTGGCAGCAGGAGCTGATCTTTTTAAATCATGGCATCACCGGCAGTATCGTGCCCATTGGCATTAGCTCCTCTTTTAAAAATATGAATATCCGTCACAGTCTTCAAGAGCCTTTAAACATAACAGCTATATTAAGAAAAACAGAACGCGGTTTCTCCTGGCACCGCGAGCAAGATTACCTTATAGAACAGCTGGATTACGTAAAAAGCCAATATCCCGATGTAAATATTAACTTCATCAGTCCGCCTGACGAGTTCAACACCTCAGAAATTCTCCAAAGAATGAAAGCTACTGGCAAATATCGGTTCTTTACGCCAGCAAATGATGAGGAGCTCTGCTATCACTATAACGGTGCGGATATTTTTGTTAGCTCAAGTATTTTTGATACAGGTTCTTTACCGGGACTTGAGGCCATGCGTTGTGGAGCAGCGTTAGTCTGTGTATATTCGGGTGGGAATATGGAATACGCCCATCACAAGAAAAACTGTTTGCTCTCTTATCGATATGAGAACCGGCTCGGTGAAGATGTCATCCGCTTAATACGTGATCCCAACTTAAGAACTAAATTAGCGGAGCAGGGGGAAAGATATTCGCGCAAATGGACTTGGGAAAATAGTGTCAGATTATTTGAACAAGCGATCACAGATTTATTATAA
- a CDS encoding DinB family protein, translating to MWSKFLTRGGYSSQELLQYMLKVREESRAVVGNLTKADLEREVTISFPEGAGMENYTWSIQKIMIGAVEHYSYHTGQIVYASKLLQAEDDHLLNNWKHYF from the coding sequence ATGTGGAGCAAATTTTTGACCAGAGGCGGTTATTCATCACAGGAATTATTGCAGTATATGCTGAAGGTCAGGGAAGAAAGCCGTGCGGTGGTGGGCAATTTGACGAAGGCTGATCTAGAACGGGAGGTCACCATTAGTTTCCCTGAGGGGGCTGGAATGGAGAATTATACTTGGAGTATTCAAAAGATTATGATCGGAGCGGTAGAACATTATTCCTATCATACAGGTCAAATCGTATATGCCTCCAAATTGCTGCAGGCAGAGGATGATCATCTGCTCAATAACTGGAAACACTATTTTTGA
- a CDS encoding sugar phosphate isomerase/epimerase family protein — MLTLLKERLPIRYGTLAHTFGCLPLKSLTATLQNYDIDFVQLALSKAIQDIDTSTGKLSPGLASYIGEQFDKAGIRIGVLGCYINPVHPDPVIRRAEINRFKEHLRYARQFGAPMVATETGALTTFQAQDPVHYEAIGWDTLRATIEELAEEAEKWGVFLGLEGVCTHTLSTPDKMRRILDEVPSSCIGVVLDPCNFISTAAHLQDQIVDDSFRLFGDRIILAHLKDIYQDGEKAYHGKAGSGLFHTEAFLRKLQEYKPMIDVSLEDIKDLEVNDTVALLKKLAPITQ, encoded by the coding sequence ATACTTACTCTATTAAAGGAGAGGTTACCCATCAGATACGGAACTCTAGCCCACACATTTGGCTGCCTGCCGCTCAAGTCGTTAACTGCAACCCTTCAGAATTATGATATCGATTTTGTTCAGCTTGCATTATCCAAAGCCATTCAGGACATCGACACTTCTACCGGTAAACTAAGTCCAGGTCTTGCCAGCTATATTGGCGAACAATTTGATAAAGCAGGAATACGCATCGGTGTTTTGGGCTGTTACATCAACCCTGTTCATCCGGATCCTGTCATCCGGAGAGCTGAGATCAATCGTTTTAAAGAGCATCTTCGTTATGCCCGCCAATTCGGCGCACCTATGGTGGCAACAGAGACCGGTGCGCTGACTACTTTTCAAGCACAAGATCCGGTCCATTACGAAGCTATCGGCTGGGATACGTTAAGGGCAACTATAGAAGAACTTGCAGAGGAAGCTGAAAAATGGGGCGTTTTTCTAGGACTAGAGGGGGTCTGCACACATACACTTTCTACACCAGACAAGATGCGCCGCATCTTAGATGAAGTCCCATCAAGCTGTATAGGTGTTGTATTGGACCCTTGTAATTTTATTAGCACGGCTGCGCATTTGCAGGATCAAATTGTCGATGATTCCTTCAGATTATTCGGCGACCGTATCATTCTGGCGCATTTAAAAGATATCTATCAAGATGGTGAAAAAGCATACCACGGCAAAGCAGGCAGCGGATTATTCCATACCGAAGCTTTCCTGCGCAAACTCCAAGAATATAAGCCAATGATCGATGTGTCATTAGAAGATATCAAGGATCTGGAGGTTAATGATACCGTTGCTTTACTGAAGAAGCTTGCTCCTATAACACAATAA
- a CDS encoding alpha/beta fold hydrolase has product MVNSFKNAKAQEQVWQSYQQLVDQWPVPLEELDLPTTYGLTHCILTGQKSNPPLFLFHGVGDNSAVMWLLNIEELSRHFYCIAIDTLGGPGKSIPNAYFNKQKFEQVEWINEIAKHLSIDIFNIAGVSNGAYIAFNYATKQPDKVNRVICLEGGMVTTPIKAMLQTLMMMFPEILVPTDRNLLKVLKKLSAPDSPLFDNHPEVAAHLILLMRTHNQQAMFVHKLQKYDRNAAVAVRDKLYFLVGEHALKQSKDFIDILEDGKFHYQVIPRAGHGINHEQPDRVNTEIINFLTGDNDTSLASL; this is encoded by the coding sequence ATGGTGAATAGCTTTAAGAATGCCAAGGCGCAAGAACAAGTGTGGCAGTCCTACCAACAGCTAGTTGATCAGTGGCCTGTTCCTCTTGAAGAACTCGATCTCCCAACCACATATGGGCTGACGCATTGTATCCTTACCGGGCAAAAGAGTAATCCCCCCTTATTTCTATTTCATGGCGTTGGTGATAACTCGGCGGTCATGTGGCTCCTTAACATCGAGGAATTATCGCGGCATTTTTACTGCATCGCTATTGATACTCTGGGCGGACCCGGAAAAAGCATTCCTAATGCGTACTTTAATAAACAAAAGTTTGAGCAGGTGGAATGGATTAATGAAATAGCCAAACATCTGAGCATTGACATCTTTAATATTGCAGGGGTGTCAAATGGCGCCTATATTGCTTTTAATTATGCGACCAAGCAACCGGACAAAGTGAACCGTGTGATTTGTTTGGAAGGCGGAATGGTCACCACACCAATCAAAGCCATGCTGCAAACGCTAATGATGATGTTCCCAGAGATTCTGGTTCCCACGGATCGCAATTTACTGAAAGTGCTGAAGAAGTTAAGTGCGCCTGACTCCCCTTTATTTGACAATCACCCAGAAGTAGCTGCTCATCTAATCCTTTTAATGCGCACTCATAATCAACAAGCTATGTTTGTTCATAAGCTTCAAAAATACGATAGAAACGCCGCAGTTGCCGTCAGAGATAAGCTCTATTTTTTAGTAGGAGAACACGCATTAAAACAATCAAAGGATTTCATAGATATTTTAGAGGACGGAAAGTTTCATTACCAAGTCATCCCCCGTGCGGGACACGGCATTAATCATGAGCAACCGGATAGAGTCAACACTGAAATCATCAATTTCCTGACCGGCGATAATGATACATCACTTGCATCCTTATGA